GCTGGGCGAGCTTCTTCCCGATCCCCGGCACGCGCGTGAAGGCGGCGGCGTCTTCCCGCGCGCACGCCGCGAGGACGCCCGGAACGCCGAGGACCGACAGCATCGCCATGGCGGACTTCGGTCCCACGCCGCTCACGCCGATCGTCGCCAGGAAGATCTCGCGCTCCGTGTCCGTGGAGAAACCGTACAGGTCGGCGCCGCCCTCCCGGAAATGGAGATGCGTGCGGAGGATGCAGTTCTCACCGTCGGGGGGGAGGTCCTTGCGGGTCGCGTCGGAAACGCGCGCGCGGAATCCGATCCCGGCGCACTCCAGCACCACGAA
This genomic interval from Deltaproteobacteria bacterium contains the following:
- the ruvA gene encoding Holliday junction branch migration protein RuvA, whose protein sequence is MIDHLRGRLAGGGKDFVVLECAGIGFRARVSDATRKDLPPDGENCILRTHLHFREGGADLYGFSTDTEREIFLATIGVSGVGPKSAMAMLSVLGVPGVLAACAREDAAAFTRVPGIGKKLAQRIALELPDRLKKVLIDFAPLGRELTELPTAPEAEASEALTALGFPRTQSQLAVAAVRREKGADLPTDLLIRESLRRLSGGR